From the Candidatus Margulisiibacteriota bacterium genome, one window contains:
- a CDS encoding M48 family metallopeptidase — protein MKIRKMKSRWGSCNRAKKKITINYELVKAPKNYGKDFI, from the coding sequence ATGAAAATACGCAAAATGAAATCAAGATGGGGTTCTTGTAACAGAGCAAAAAAGAAAATTACAATTAATTATGAACTTGTAAAAGCTCCTAAAAATTATGGCAAGGATTTTATCTGA